Genomic segment of Panicum virgatum strain AP13 chromosome 9N, P.virgatum_v5, whole genome shotgun sequence:
GAAAATGTTTAGACCATGCCAAAAATAACGCTCTAAGTGGTCAGCTCCATAATGGCAGAGACAATGTCCCCATCGGCAGCCTTGAGGGCCCTGACAGCCTTGGGCCTCGATACGGATGCCTGCGTCATCACCAGCTCAATGTCCTTTGGCTCGACACCAGTCTCATCAACCTCCTCCTCATTGTCCTCCTGGCCTAGGCCAGATGTCTCAGGCTTGGAGATCATCTGGCTCAAGTCAGGAGCCTTGAACTGTTCCGCAGCCTGGGTCTGCAGCTGGGAGCTGAGGTCCTCGATCTTGGCCTCACCAAAGATGACATAGGTGTCTGAGTTTGGGCTCTTGAACACATCTGGCTTGGAGATGACAAACAGTATCTGGAAAAGCAGCTGTGTTAGCCAAACAACCAGAAACATTAGAAAACCGGTGTGACTGACAGCAAACTCACATTCTTGCTTTTCTTCACAGTGACACGGCTGACACCAGTGATCGGCTTCATGCCAAGTTTCAGCATGGCCTTGCGGCTCTTCTTCTCACTCCTGCTTTGCTTTGATTTGCCACTGGCATCGCCTTCTTGTCCTGAACATGAAAAAAATGAAACCAATACTTGTCAGGTCACAAGGTATTATGATAGATCCACACACCAAACTGAAAACGAAATAGTTAAAGGGTAAAAAGGCTTCAAATAGgagaaacagaaaaaaaaaaagggcgtacccagtgccgtaggcttcccgcactgtgcggggtctggggaagggttgtctttaagccccaagccttacccacacaaatgtgcagaggctggagctcgaacccgggaccttccggttacagacggtaggctctaccgctgcaccaggcccgcccttcagAAACAGAACTCAatgcttttttttatttgaccTCGCAGGCTTCTGAACCAATCATCAACAAATAAAAGTACCTAAGTAAGCAACACAGTTTACTTGTCTTCTGGGCATGGTGTCCAACTATGCATAGTTGTCATGCAGTTGATCTATTAAGGATATGGTTGAGATGACAGAAGAAACTATACAGAAGGGCACCAGGGCAAAGATAATCAGTGATAACCAAAATATCATTAACTACAAGAAGAATTCACAGCAAGGTAATCATGGAAACCTAAGCAGAACCTAAAACTTTATATATATGCAACTCCTGCCTTTCAGAATGATGCAAGTACCAACAGGCTAAATATAGGAATAAACTAAACATTTGCACATCGTTCAACCTTAGAAAGTGTACACATGTATCAGCTTCATTTAACACAAAATCATATTAACATATCACAAATTGAGACACTAGCAACTATACAATGCCCAACCGAAACCATAAACACACATGATCTAAcattacaacatttcacaataaAAAATACAGCTCCATTGACTTATAGTCGTAACATTGATTTTGGTACCTAACTGATTCTAATAAAAAAAACCAATTGTAACTGCAAACCATTTAGAGAATGAGACAAACAACAGAAGACTACAATTTAAAATAACCAACCGATTGATAACAGATTATAGGCATTGCATGCTTTAAGATGATCACAATTAATTTCAGAACGAAGGGAGCATATATCTAGACGATCGCAATAATTTAccctcatcatcatccttgtcatcatcgtcatcatcctcatcgtcATCCTCCTCATCCTCAACCACAACCTCATCTGCCTGTCCGCGACATTCAAAAGAGAAACCAATCAGGTGCCATACAAATCAGAATAGATGATGCACAGCGGTATCACGGGAACAGATAGCAGATCAAATCACGCAAACAGGCGGGATTAAAAGGATCAGGCGGCCTCATGCAAATGAATATCAAACCGCTCAGCGCTCAGTAAACGACCAACTAGACCAAGACTAGCCGCAGCAACCATTTCCATCCGCCCTAATAATACTACAACAAATGCAACTTTACATGATGCAACAAGAACAATCTACGAAAATCCAATCTACTTCAGGCTCGCGGATCTACTGGATGACCGCCTCCCCAACCTACGCAACACTGATTCCAGTTTCCGGATTCGTACCATTAGGGAGGGGGGAGGATGTGGGAAATCTCACCTCGGTCTTCTGCTCCTCGAGCTTCTGCTGCTCGATCTGGGCGGCGAGCTCCTCGGCGGTGATCTGGTCGGCGAGCTCCTCGGCGGTCTGCGCCGTCATCTTGGCGTCTCGGTGGGTGGGAGGGGATGCGGggggcagagcggcggcggcggcaaaaaCCCTAGTGCAGACTCGCGCGATGGGGGTTGGGGAAGGGGCGTTTTGCACATATTTATCCAGGTTGGATGGCAATAAACACCTCCAATTATGTGGATTTTACAGACCTCTGAAAAGTTGTCAATTATACGCGTCGGGAGGGGGGATAACGTGATAGGTGTGTTAGTGTCAACTAGGAATAAATGAGGCACAAGGAAACTAATTAACCAGTTAGTGGCATTACTCCTACTAGTGGCTATTCTTTTTTCGGGTGATGCAAAGAAACACGATCATTCCTTATCGCAATTCTACTTAACTCAACAcccaaaaaaagtaaaaaagggATGTAAACCATTCCTACGCACTGAAGGCACAACACAATGGCCGTCGGCATGGCCCATACTACTCGTCGTGGATTAATGGTATGTTGGATCTTAGGGATTATTTCTAGCCCATCTTTTTTTAACTCAAAATAGCTCAATATTTTCAAACATGAGGGTTAATTCTTGgctatttgtaaatattctatCTCAAAAAACTATTACATCCAAAAGGTGGTTATTTGAGCTATTTCAGGAGGGGCCCACCGCATGAAGAGAGATAGGCCCACCGCGTCAAGGGATGTAATGGGTAAAGGTATTTTAAAAAACTAAATAGGAGGAAACGCCCCCGCGTCGCCCTCGCATAGGGCGACTCGGGCGGACGCTCAAGCACCCACCGCCGGCGGCCCCTTTCCCACCCCTCCcatgccacgccgccgccggagccggccgcCGGAAGTCCGCGCGGCctgcgaggagggcggcgggggggggggcagctcTTCTCCTCCCCTTCACCTCACGGGCGCGGCCACAGGAGGTGCCGcagggagctcgccgccggacaGGCGGTGGCGCTGCTGGTGGCTCCGGCGACCAGATCTGGGGCCTCCATGGCTGGATCCGGTGGCCCGACGCCAGGGACGACGCTGGGGCCTCCATGGCCGGATCCGGTGGCCCGACGCCGGGGACGACGCTGGGGCTCGGAGGCAGGCCGGGCGCGGGGTTCGTTTGGGGCGCTGGCGCTCCGGTTCTGGCCTCCCGTGGCCTGGCAGCGGGACCGGTGCTGCTGCCCTTGTGCATCTGGCCGGGATCCGTCCgatggcagtggcggcggcggcggccaaacGCTGGGAGCAGGGGACGGGTGCCCTGGCGGCCGGGGCTGGCGCTCTCAAGGCGGGGGGCGGTGCCCATGGTGGTGTGGCGGCGCCCGTGGCTGTGGTCAGGGCCGTCAGCGACGGCTGCTGGTGCTTGTGCCGGCGGCTACGGTCGGCGATGGCCTCGACGTGCGGCGGTGTCACGCGAGCGGCGGAGGCAGGTCTGGCCCATGTGCGGGCCTGGTCGGAGAGGGTGGCTGTCGATGCAGCTGTGCGGCTGCCGCGTGCAGCCGGCGCGTCGTCGCCCTCTGATGAGGCATTCATGGGGCTGCGGTGTAacggcccaggtttttaaatagccaatttagggtaattagaaccaaatcatgcatcatgtgcttgaattacttaaaaagggtctttttgtaattatgaaaggttataggtgtaattatgattttatgcgaggtcctttataaagttatttgtgtttatagcttttatggagggtgtttgtgcaaaatttcagtgcatttattgcatggcatccaATTTTGTTCTTAAGTCTAattttgaagtgaatttgcattgaaaaaggcaaatttcctagaatttaaaatccctcttgtgttttcaaatttagctctctgtcctttggtcaaataaatttttgcacaacatcaaagttgtagctcttgaaaaattgaacaactttcatgttgggcacttttccatttgagctttagtttaaaagttatccttgttttacatttaggtccctgaaattttggaaattgTGTTTAGGTCCCTGTCTTCTTCCCCTCTCTGTTTCTCTGCTTCTCACCGCCGACAGCGCcacgccacccgccgccgctctgggccgcctccccgcgccacctcctgctcctCGTGGCTTCCACGCATCGCCCAGAAACTCCCCACCGCCCTTTGCCATCGCGCTGGTGCcccctcccttcgccacgccaccccgacgagtccaggcggccgccaccgcgaacgCCGCCGTGGATAGCCCAGGAGAGAACCCCGATTTCGCCTTTTACTCGCGCGCGCCTCGGCTCCAGGAAAGACTCTTCATTCCGTTTCCCTCGCCCTCTCGCTCTTTCCCTGCCCAGACACCccggaacgccgccaccgctccaccgaacgccggcgagccttaagcccgccgtcgagccgcGCCTCCACAGCCGCTCCGCCCAAATAGACCCCACATATAGCTTCGCCTCGACCCCGCGTAGCTCCCCAGCCCCTTCTCTTCCACCCTCGACCACCGGAACCCCCTCGCCGTCAAGTCCTCTCCGCCACCGACCGCCGGCACACGTCGAGCCGCCGCTGCAGTCCACCTCCGTCCCACCCAAAACCCTCTACAGATGCGCCGTGGTCCCCTCTATCTCCCTGGCccccttcccctcgccgccggcgacacacGCCGCCGGGATCCGGcgctccctcccctgtttcccttCCCAAACCGGGCCAAGGACCCCGagttgaaagaaaagaaaacccagggtGTTCTTTGATTAGTCAGagactcagttgaatagtgcctttaggggcttctttgtaatagtttgctgtgatctttgaaattcaatatcaattcatagaaaattcgtaaaatagcaaatcttgatgttttggaatcctcttgaagagctctatgcagtagaaccataatatgttaggctttagttgcaagtttttgctgtagattttgatttgtgttactaggtttataaatactagttatttaatctttttcttatctaatgcttgaaagctggtcttgctctcaaatttttgtggtagtttactcttgttacactagctttgctataaaaatttcatgatcagttctcttgtgtagctttttctttgatttaaactttgtttagtatactttatttatgataaatagtttctgttcttgttaaatcctgaaaatattccttaGTGTTTATATGGAGTATATTAGTTTgatcaggaagtttgagccttagttcatgactagaacaggagctaaaattgaatcttgctaaactgatgtttgttttgtttattttctcagaattaattccatgtagataaaatcatgaaaaattcacagtagataaatcatccctgtgtagatctcctgttaaattttgagcttctgttttgatctattttgatctgtataattcaagcttgtactaggtgttgcctgcattaatgatttattgtg
This window contains:
- the LOC120691149 gene encoding nascent polypeptide-associated complex subunit alpha-like protein 1; translated protein: MTAQTAEELADQITAEELAAQIEQQKLEEQKTEADEVVVEDEEDDDEDDDDDDKDDDEGQEGDASGKSKQSRSEKKSRKAMLKLGMKPITGVSRVTVKKSKNILFVISKPDVFKSPNSDTYVIFGEAKIEDLSSQLQTQAAEQFKAPDLSQMISKPETSGLGQEDNEEEVDETGVEPKDIELVMTQASVSRPKAVRALKAADGDIVSAIMELTT
- the LOC120689248 gene encoding atherin-like; translation: MNASSEGDDAPAARGSRTAASTATLSDQARTWARPASAARVTPPHVEAIADRSRRHKHQQPSLTALTTATGAATPPWAPPPALRAPAPAARAPVPCSQRLAAAAATAIGRIPARCTRAAAPVPLPGHGRPEPERQRPKRTPRPACLRAPASSPASGHRIRPWRPQRRPWRRATGSSHGGPRSGRRSHQQRHRLSGGELPAAPPVAAPVR